From the genome of Streptomyces sp. NBC_01304:
CGGCCGTCGAAGCGGACACTCTCGACGGCTACTTCGCGATGGCCCGGGGCAACCAGGACGTGGCACCCCTTGAGATGACCAAGTGGTTCGACACCAACTACCACTATCTTGTGCCGGAGTTGGGGCCGGACACGGTCTTCGCGGCGGACTCCGCCAAGCAGGTGGCCGAGCTCAAGGAGGCCCTGGCGTTCGGCCACACCGCGCGCCCCGTCCTCGTCGGGCCCGTCACGTACCTGCTGCTCGCCAAGCCCGCCCCCGGCGTCGCGCCCGACTTCGAGCCGCTCACCCTGCTCGACCGGCTGCTCCCGGTGTACGCGGAGGTCCTGGCCGATCTGCGGGCGGCGGGCGCCGAGTGGGTGCAGCTGGACGAGCCGGCCCTGGTCCAGGACCGCACCCCGGCGGAACTGAACGCCACCGCCCGCGCCTACCGCGATCTGGGCGCCCTGCCCGACCGGCCGAAGCTCCTGGTCGCCTCCTATTTCGACCGGCTCGGCGAAGCGCTTCCCGTGCTCGCCAAGGCGCCGGTGGACGGGCTGGCGCTCGACTTCACCGGGGCCGCCGCCGCCAACCTGGACGATCTCGCCGCGGTCGGCGGGCTGCCGGGCAAGCGGCTCGTCGCGGGCGTCGTCGACGGCCGCAACGTCTGGATCAACGACTTCGAGAAGTCCCTGTCCGTTCTCGGCACCCTGCTCGGCCTCGCCGACCGGGTCGACGTGGCCGCCTCCTGCTCGCTGCTGCACGTGCCCCTCGACGCGGCCGCCGAGCGGGACATCGAGCCGCAGATCCTGCGCTGGCTGGCGTTCGCCCGGCAGAAGACGACGGAGATCGTCACCCTCGCCCGCGGCCTCGCCCGGGGCACCGGCGCCATCGCCGCCGAACTGGCCGCCAACCGGGCCGACCTGGCGTCCCGGGCCGGCTCCCCCATCACCCACGACCCGGCGGTGCGGGCCCGCGCCGCCGCGATCACCGACGCGGACGGCCGCCGCTCGGCGCCGTACGAGGCGCGGGCCGCCGCCCAGCGGGACCGCCTCGGGCTGCCGCTCCTGCCGACCACCACGATCGGCTCGTTCCCGCAGACCGCCGAGTTGCGCACGGCGCGCGCCGATCTGCGCGCGGGGCGCATCGGCGCGGCCGCGTACGAGGAGCGCATCGAGGCCGAGATCCAGGAGGTCCTCGCCTTCCAGGAGAAGGCCGGCATCGACGTCCTGGTGCACGGCGAGCCCGAACGCAACGACATGGTCCAGTACTTCGCGGAACAGCTGAGCGGCTACCTCGCCACCCAGCACGGCTGGGTCCAGTCGTACGGCACCCGCTATGTGCGGCCGCCGGTCCTCGCCGGGGACATCTCCCGCCCCGAGCCGATGACGGTGCGCTGGACGTCGTACGCCCAGTCGCTGACCGACCGGCCCGTCAAGGGCATGCTGACCGGTCCGGTGACCATGCTCGCCTGGTCGTTCGTACGCGACGACCAGCCGCTCGGCGACACCGCACGGCAGGTCGCGCTCGCCCTGCGCGACGAGGTCGACGACCTGGAGGCGGCGGGCACTTCGGTCATCCAGGTCGACGAGCCCGCCCTGCGCGAGACGCTGCCGCTGCGGGCCGCCGGACATGCTGCGTACCTGGAGTGGGCCACGGAGTCGTTCCGCCTCAGCACCGGTGGCGTACGGCCGGACACCCAGATCCACACGCACATGTGCTACGCCGAGTTCGGCGACATCGTCCGGGCCATCGACGACCTCGACGCCGACGTCATCAGCCTGGAGGCGGCCCGCTCCCACATGCAGGTCGCCCGGGAGCTGGCCGAGCACGGCTATCCCCGCGAGGCCGGACCCGGCGTCTACGACATCCATTCGCCGCGCGTGCCCAGCGCCGAGGAGGCGGCTTCCTTGCTGCGCAAGGGACTTGAGGCCATCCCGGCCCGGCGCCTCTGGGTCAACCCGGACTGCGGCCTGAAGACCCGCGGCTGGCCCGAGACGCGGGCGTCGCTGGAGAACCTGGTCGCGGCGGCCCGCACGGTGCGGGCCGAACTGCCCGAGTCCTGAGGTGAGTCGAGGGCAGGCAGGGGTGGCCGTACCGCCCCTCCCTGCCCCCCGGCGGCGGGCGAGACGACCGGGCAGCGGCTCGACGCGATGCGTGACCGCCTCGCCCGGGGCGTGCGCATACCCGGATGTCCGCTCGGCGGACACACCGCGGATCACGGACCTGACGGTCGCCCCGGTGGCACGCGGCAGGGGCGCGGGTACGAGACTGCGCGATGTTCTGCCGCTGCCCGCGCCCGACGACCGCGCCTCGTAGAAGAGAACAAGGTCACAGCCGTTCCCTCTGCTGATCCTCCACCGTGCTGACCTACGATCCGACCATGACGGTCCTGCCTGACGACGACCTTTCCCTGGCAGCCGAGTTCCCCGACGCCACGCACGAGCAGTGGCAGCACCTGGTCTCCGGCGTGCTGCGCAAATCGGGCAAGGAGATCTCGAGCGCCGAGGCGGAGGACGCCCTGTCCACCGTGCTGGAGGACGGGCTGAGTGCCCGGCCCCTGTACACCGCGCACGATGCCGCGCCCGACCCCGGCCTGCCCGGCTTCGCACCTTTTGTGCGTGGCAGTCGCGCCGAGGGGAACGTGATCGGCGGCTGGGACGTGCGCCAGCGCCATCTCGTGGCGGACTCGGGCGCGGTCCTGGGTGACCTCGAGAACGGCGTGACCTCCCTGTGGCTGACCGTCGGCGAGGGTGCCGGCATCCCGGTCGCCGCCCTCGACCGCACGCTCGACGGCGTCTACCTCGACCTCGCTCCGGTCGTCCTGGACGCGGGCGACGAGGTCGAGCCGGCCGCGCGACGGCTGCTGAAGCTGTACGAGGAGCGCGGGGTCGCCGCCGAGGCGGTGCGCGGCAATCTGGGTGCCGATCCGCTGGGTCACGAGGGCCGCACCGGCAGCTCGTACGACTTCGCACCCGTGGCCGAGCTGGCCCGGCTGTGCGCCGAGCGGTATCCGGGGCTGCGCGCGCTGACCGTGGACGCGCTGCCGTACCACGAGGCCGGTGGCTCGGCGGCGCAGGAGCTGGGCGCCTCGCTGGCGACGGGCGTCGCCTATCTGCGCGAGCTGACCGGGGCGGGGCTGACCGTCGAACAGGCGTGTGCGCAGCTGGAGTTCCGGTACGCGGCCACCGCCGACCAGTTCACGACCATCGCCAAACTCCGGGCCGCACGCCGCCTCTGGGCCCGCGTGGCCGAGGTCTGCGGGGCACCGCGGGCGGGCGCGCAGCTGCAGCACGCGGTGACCTCGCCGGTGATGATGACGCGCCGCGACCCGTGGGTGAACATGCTGCGCACCACGGTCGCCACGCTGGCCGCCGGGGTGGGCGGCGCCGACGCCGTGACCGTGCTGCCCTTCGACCACGAGCTGGGCCTGCCGGACGCGTTCGCCCGGCGGATCGCCCGCAACACCTCGACCGTCCTCATCGAGGAGTCGCACCTGTCGCGGGTGATCGACCCGGCGGGCGGCTCCTGGTACGTGGAGCGGCTGACCGACGAACTCGCCCACGCCGCCTGGGCGTTCTTCCAGGACATCGAGCGGGCGGGCGGCCAGGCCGCGGCCCTGCGCTCCGGGCTGGTCGGCGACCGCCTCGCCGCGACCTGGGCCGTACGCAGCAAGGCCCTCGCCAAGCGCCGTGAACCGGTCACCGGCGTAAGCGAGTTCCCGAACCTCGCCGAGCCGCCGGTGGTCCGCGAACCCGCACCCGAGCCCAGGTCCGGGGGCCTGCCCCGGGTGCGACGCGACGAGGGCTTCGAGGCCCTGCGCGCCCGCTCCGACGCCCAGTTGGCGGCGACCGGCACCCGGCCCCGCGTGTACCTGGCGGCGCTCGGACCGGCCGCGGCCCACACCGCGCGCCTCACCTCCGCCGCGAACCTCTTCCAGGCGGGCGGCATCGAGCCCGTCACCGAGGGCACGTTCGAGGAGAGCGGGGCCACGGAGGTGTGCCTGTGCTCCAGCGACACGGTGTACGAGGAGCAGGCCGAGAGCACCGCGAAGGCACTGCGCGCGGCGGGCGCCCGCCATGTGTTTCTCGCGGGCCGCCCGTCCTCGTACGCGGATGTCGACAGCTACGTCTTCGCCGGCTGTGACGCCGTGGCCGTGCTTTCCACCACGCTCGACCGCATGGGAGTGTCCTGATGTCCATCCCCGACTTCTCGGCGATCGAGCTGGGCACCCCCTCCCCTGCAGCAGTGGACGGCGGGCTCGACGACTGGCGCGGCGCCGTCAAGAGCGCGGCTGCCGGCGAGGACCTTCTGTGGGAGACCCCGGAGGGCATCGCGGTCAAGCCGCTGTACACCGGGCAGGACCTGGAGGGCCTGGACTTCCTTGAGACGTACCCGGGTGTGGCCCCGTATCTGCGCGGGCCCTACCCGACGATGTACGTCAACCAGCCCTGGACGATCCGGCAGTACGCGGGTTTCTCCACGGCCGAGGAGTCCAACGCCTTCTACCGGCGCAACCTCGCGGCCGGCCAGAAGGGCCTGTCCGTCGCCTTCGACCTGCCCACGCACCGCGGCTACGACAGCGACCACCCGCGCGTCACCGGTGACGTCGGCATGGCGGGCGTGGCGATCGACTCGATCCTCGACATGCGGCAGCTCTTCGACGGCATCCCGCTGGACAAGATGACCGTGTCGATGACGATGAACGGCGCCGTGCTGCCGGTGCTCGCGCTGTACATCGTCGCGGCCGAGGAGCAGGGCGTACCGCCGGAGAAGCTGGCCGGGACCATTCAGAACGACATCCTCAAAGAGTTCATGGTCCGCAACACCTACATCTATCCGCCGAAGCCCTCGATGCGGATCATCTCCGACATCTTCGCGTACACCTCACAGAAGATGCCGCGCTACAACTCGATCTCCATCTCCGGATATCACATCCAAGAGGCGGGCGCGACGGCCGACTTGGAGCTCGCGTACACCCTCGCCGACGGGGTGGAGTACCTGCGGGCCGGGCAGGAGGCGGGCCTGGACGTGGACGCGTTCGCGCCGCGCCTGAGCTTCTTCTGGGCGATCGGCATGAACTTCTTCATGGAGGTCGCCAAGCTGCGCGCGGCCCGCCTCCTTTGGGCGAGGCTGGTCAAGCAGTTCGACCCGAAGAACGCCAAGTCCCTTTCGCTGCGCACCCATTCGCAGACCTCGGGCTGGTCGCTGACCGCGCAGGACGTGTTCAACAACGTGACGCGTACGTGTGTGGAGGCGATGGCCGCGACCCAGGGGCACACCCAGTCGCTGCACACCAACGCCCTCGACGAGGCGCTCGCCCTGCCCACCGACTTCTCCGCGCGCATCGCCCGCAACACCCAACTGCTGCTGCAGCAGGAGTCGGGCACGACCCGGTCGATCGACCCGTGGGGCGGCAGTGCGTACGTCGAGAAGCTGACGTACGACCTCGCGCGCCGCGCCTGGCAGCACATCGAGGAGGTCGAGGCGGCCGGCGGCATGGCGCAGGCCATCGACGCGGGCATCCCGAAGCTGCGCGTGGAGGAGGCCGCGGCCCGCACCCAGGCGCGGATCGACTCCGGGCGCCAGCCGGTCATCGGCGTCAACAAGTACCGGGTCGAGACCGACGAGCAGATCGACGTCCTCAAGGTCGACAACTCCTCGGTGCGCGCCCAGCAGATCGAGAAGCTGCGCCGGCTGCGCGCCGAACGCGACGAGCAGGTCTGCCAGGACGCGCTGCACGCGCTGACCCGGGCGGCGTCGGAGAACACCGGCAACCTGCTGGACCTGGCGGTGCACGCGGCCCGCGCGAAGGCGACCGTGGGCGAGATCTCGGACGCGTTGGAGAAGGTGTACGGGCGGCACGCGGGACAGATCCGTACGATCTCCGGTGTGTACCGCAACGAAGCCGGCGAGTCCCCGTCCGTGGACCGCACCCGCACCCTGGTCGACGCCTTCGGCCAGGCGGAGGGGCGGCGTCCGCGCATCCTGGTCGCCAAGATGGGCCAGGACGGGCACGACCGCGGCCAGAAGGTGATCGCCACCGCGTTCGCCGACCTCGGCTTCGACGTCGACGTCGGCCCGCTGTTCCAGACGCCGGGCGAGGTCGCGCGCCAGGCCGTCGAGGCGGACGTGCACATCGTCGGGGTCTCGTCGCTCGCCGCCGGGCACCTCACCCTCGTACCGGCGCTGCGTGAGGCGCTCGCCGAGGAGGGCCGCGAAGACATCATGATCGTGGTCGGCGGGGTGATCCCGCCGCAGGACGTGGCCACGCTCCTGGAGATGGGCGCGGCTGCCGTGTTCCCGCCCGGCACGGTCATTCCGGATGCGGCGTACGACCTGGTGGAGCGACTCGCCGCCGACCTCGGCCACGGCACCCTGTAGTTCATGAAGACCATCGATCTGAACGCGTATGTGAAGGGCGTACTCGACGGGAAGCGGGCGTTCATCGCGCGCGCCATCACGCTCGTCGAGTCGACCCGGCCCGGGCACCGGGCGCTGGCCCAGGAGTTGCTGACGGAGCTGCTGCCGCACAGCGGGAACGCGCGGCGCATCGGGGTCAGCGGGGTGCCGGGGGTCGGCAAGTCGACGTTCATCGACGCGTTCGGCTCGATGCTGACGGAACTCGGCCACCGGGTCGCGGTGCTCGCCGTCGACCCGTCCTCCACTCGTACCGGCGGCTCCATCCTGGGCGACAAGACCCGGATGGAGCGCCTTTCGGTCGATCCGGCCGCTTTCGTGCGCCCCTCCCCCTCGGCGGGCACC
Proteins encoded in this window:
- the scpA gene encoding methylmalonyl-CoA mutase, with the translated sequence MSIPDFSAIELGTPSPAAVDGGLDDWRGAVKSAAAGEDLLWETPEGIAVKPLYTGQDLEGLDFLETYPGVAPYLRGPYPTMYVNQPWTIRQYAGFSTAEESNAFYRRNLAAGQKGLSVAFDLPTHRGYDSDHPRVTGDVGMAGVAIDSILDMRQLFDGIPLDKMTVSMTMNGAVLPVLALYIVAAEEQGVPPEKLAGTIQNDILKEFMVRNTYIYPPKPSMRIISDIFAYTSQKMPRYNSISISGYHIQEAGATADLELAYTLADGVEYLRAGQEAGLDVDAFAPRLSFFWAIGMNFFMEVAKLRAARLLWARLVKQFDPKNAKSLSLRTHSQTSGWSLTAQDVFNNVTRTCVEAMAATQGHTQSLHTNALDEALALPTDFSARIARNTQLLLQQESGTTRSIDPWGGSAYVEKLTYDLARRAWQHIEEVEAAGGMAQAIDAGIPKLRVEEAAARTQARIDSGRQPVIGVNKYRVETDEQIDVLKVDNSSVRAQQIEKLRRLRAERDEQVCQDALHALTRAASENTGNLLDLAVHAARAKATVGEISDALEKVYGRHAGQIRTISGVYRNEAGESPSVDRTRTLVDAFGQAEGRRPRILVAKMGQDGHDRGQKVIATAFADLGFDVDVGPLFQTPGEVARQAVEADVHIVGVSSLAAGHLTLVPALREALAEEGREDIMIVVGGVIPPQDVATLLEMGAAAVFPPGTVIPDAAYDLVERLAADLGHGTL
- the metE gene encoding 5-methyltetrahydropteroyltriglutamate--homocysteine S-methyltransferase, coding for MTAKSAAAAAQATVYGYPRQGAQRELKKAVEGYWKGRIGADALKEIAEGLRRANWQQLADAGVHEVPTGDFSYYDHVLDTSVMVGAVPARHRAAVEADTLDGYFAMARGNQDVAPLEMTKWFDTNYHYLVPELGPDTVFAADSAKQVAELKEALAFGHTARPVLVGPVTYLLLAKPAPGVAPDFEPLTLLDRLLPVYAEVLADLRAAGAEWVQLDEPALVQDRTPAELNATARAYRDLGALPDRPKLLVASYFDRLGEALPVLAKAPVDGLALDFTGAAAANLDDLAAVGGLPGKRLVAGVVDGRNVWINDFEKSLSVLGTLLGLADRVDVAASCSLLHVPLDAAAERDIEPQILRWLAFARQKTTEIVTLARGLARGTGAIAAELAANRADLASRAGSPITHDPAVRARAAAITDADGRRSAPYEARAAAQRDRLGLPLLPTTTIGSFPQTAELRTARADLRAGRIGAAAYEERIEAEIQEVLAFQEKAGIDVLVHGEPERNDMVQYFAEQLSGYLATQHGWVQSYGTRYVRPPVLAGDISRPEPMTVRWTSYAQSLTDRPVKGMLTGPVTMLAWSFVRDDQPLGDTARQVALALRDEVDDLEAAGTSVIQVDEPALRETLPLRAAGHAAYLEWATESFRLSTGGVRPDTQIHTHMCYAEFGDIVRAIDDLDADVISLEAARSHMQVARELAEHGYPREAGPGVYDIHSPRVPSAEEAASLLRKGLEAIPARRLWVNPDCGLKTRGWPETRASLENLVAAARTVRAELPES
- a CDS encoding methylmalonyl-CoA mutase family protein; the encoded protein is MTVLPDDDLSLAAEFPDATHEQWQHLVSGVLRKSGKEISSAEAEDALSTVLEDGLSARPLYTAHDAAPDPGLPGFAPFVRGSRAEGNVIGGWDVRQRHLVADSGAVLGDLENGVTSLWLTVGEGAGIPVAALDRTLDGVYLDLAPVVLDAGDEVEPAARRLLKLYEERGVAAEAVRGNLGADPLGHEGRTGSSYDFAPVAELARLCAERYPGLRALTVDALPYHEAGGSAAQELGASLATGVAYLRELTGAGLTVEQACAQLEFRYAATADQFTTIAKLRAARRLWARVAEVCGAPRAGAQLQHAVTSPVMMTRRDPWVNMLRTTVATLAAGVGGADAVTVLPFDHELGLPDAFARRIARNTSTVLIEESHLSRVIDPAGGSWYVERLTDELAHAAWAFFQDIERAGGQAAALRSGLVGDRLAATWAVRSKALAKRREPVTGVSEFPNLAEPPVVREPAPEPRSGGLPRVRRDEGFEALRARSDAQLAATGTRPRVYLAALGPAAAHTARLTSAANLFQAGGIEPVTEGTFEESGATEVCLCSSDTVYEEQAESTAKALRAAGARHVFLAGRPSSYADVDSYVFAGCDAVAVLSTTLDRMGVS